A region of the Halosolutus amylolyticus genome:
ACCTACCGGATCAGCACCTGGTTCCTCGACTACGGCGTTCACGTCCGCAACGAGCACACGCTGTTCCCGGTCGTCAAGCCGAAAGTGGACGAGTTGGCCGCAGAAACGGACGAAAAGGTCTGGGCCGTGATCGAGGAACACGGCATGGGTGTCCACATCTACGGGGCGGAGGGTCGTCACTCCGTCAAGACCCACGCCCGGATCGGCCAGCGGACGCCCCTCCACCAGTTCGCCGCGGGCAAGGCCATCCTGGCACACCTCCCCGCGGACCGGATCGACGACGTCCTCGACCAGTACGGCCTCGCCGCACAGACCGATCGGACGATCACCGATCGGGATGAACTGCGCGAGGAGCTCGCGACGGTGCGCGATCGGGGCTACGCCTTCA
Encoded here:
- a CDS encoding IclR family transcriptional regulator, translating into MARDSAHRPVETVDTAFDVIELLKRTDGAGITAIADELGLAKSTVHRHVKTLESRGLLVQEGDTYRISTWFLDYGVHVRNEHTLFPVVKPKVDELAAETDEKVWAVIEEHGMGVHIYGAEGRHSVKTHARIGQRTPLHQFAAGKAILAHLPADRIDDVLDQYGLAAQTDRTITDRDELREELATVRDRGYAFNREESVVGVHAVGAPIRDQSGVAVGAISVAGPANRLRGDLLTDELPDLLLGATNEVEINLAHS